TTAAGGTGTGTATGTGTTCTGTCTATAAGAgctatgagagtgtgtgtgtgtgatgcgctGGTAAATGTGCTATGGTTTGCTTCAGGAGTAAAATAAACGAGCTGACGATGGAGTCCAGCAGACTGCAGAAGGACATCGACACCTTCAACCAGGAGAACTCTGTCTACCTGTCTTATGAGAAGAGGTacactcatcacacacacacacgactgatcaataacacacacctgcagtgttactgaacacacacacacacacacacacacacacacgactgatcaataacacacacctgcagtgttgcagaacacacacacacacatgactgatcaataacacacacctgctgtgttactgaacacacacacacacacacacgactgatcaataacacacacctgcagtgttgcagaacacacacacacatggctgatcaataacacacacctgctgtgttactgaacacacacacacacacacacacacacacacacacacacacgactgatcaataacacacacctgcagtgttgcagaacacacacacacacacatgactgatcaataacacacacctgctgtgttactgaacacacacacacacacacacgactgatCAATAACACACACCTGCAGTGTTACTgaactcacactcacacacacacgactgatcaataacacacacctgcagtgttgcagaacacacacacacacatgactgatcaataacacacacctgctgtgttactgaacacacacacacacacacacgactgatCAATAACACACACCTGCAGTGTTACTgaactcacactcacacacacacgactgatcaataacacacacctgctgtgttactgaacacacacacacacacacacacacacacacacacgactgatcaataacacacacctgctgtgttactgaacacacacacacacacacacacacacacacacacacacacacacatgactgatcaataacacacacctgctgtgttactgaacacacacacacacacacacacacacgcacgcacacacacacacgactgatcaataacacacacctgctgtgttactgaacacacacacacacacacacacacacacacacacacacgactgatCTGTCACTTTATTTCAGTGTACAAATCTAGACACAATACTAACACATTTCTGGCTATGTGACATGTGCTGTGCTGAggtctaatgtgtgtgtgtgtgtgtttgtttgtgtgcgcgtgtgtgtgcgagTAGAGCAGAAGTCCTCGCTGGTGAAATTAAGGATCTTCAGGGTCAGCTGGCGGATTATAATACGGTATGATGATCTACAGCAGACAGAGTAAACCCTTCTGCCAGACatagaactgtgtgtgtgtgtgtgtgtgcatgtgtgtgtgtgtgtgtgtgtgtgtgtgtgtgtttctgcagttgGTGGACAAGCTGAACACTAACACTGAGATGGAGGAAGTGGTGAATGACATCATCACGGTGAGCCAATCAGCACTGGACACTTCCTGTTCAGCGTCCTGCCATTCTGCTGATcttctatctgtgtgtgtgtgtgtgtgtgtgtgtgtgtgtgtgtgcgtgtgtgtgcgtgtgtgtgcgtgtgtgtgcgtgtgtgtgcgtgtgcgtgtgtgtgtgtgtgtgtgtgtgcgtgtgtgcgtgtgtgcatgtgtgcgtgtgtgcgtgtgtgtgtgcgtgtgtgtgtgtgtgtgtgtgtgtgtgtgtgttttctacagcTGAAGGCGCAGAATGACAGAGAAGCTCAGAGTATAGACGTGATCTTCACACAGAGACGACAGTAGGTGCTCTGCACAGTTTCTCCACTAGAgggcaacacacacacgcacacacacacacacacacacactctctgaaaGCTACGGTACAACAAAAAATGCAATTCTGTCTTTAATATTTTCTCTAGTttcaaacctttgtgagtttctttctgttgttaaacactatggaagatattttgaagaatgctgaagccAGTAATTTGCACAGTTCCatgttccagcattcttcaaaatatctcctttagtaTTGAACAGCAGAAGGAAACTCTTAAAGGTCTGAAACTACACTGTAAAGTCGCTGGGTCCTTCATGCGGTCCCAACACAGATCGATTACGGTAACTTgaatgtttttacagatttaagtggattgaacataaaacaattaagttggccCTCAAGAATAGTGTTGATTCAGCtgaatttaaatgagtagtttgagtAAGCAGCAGACATGTGTTGTTGAGTGTAGTAAAGGCAGAGTGAATGaggatatgtgtgtgtgaacgacCCCTTTAACATCTGCTTCAACAATCCTTCTGTTCGCATTGtgataataaataacacaacagtaggcgtggcttgtttttttcttctgtgggctgattggctgtagtaaagtaggcgtgtcATTCAGAACGATGGGAGAAGGGTTTGAGGAGAGGCTAACAGACTCCGCCTGCTCACTGTTACTGTTGGTCagaactgacagctggaggggcgtggttaaggatGTTAGCCCCGCCCATCACCTCAAAATCATGTAACCTGATCAtttaactaaaaaacaaacaggaagtgcttttGCAGATGTTGGTTAAAGATTATAAGGGTAAACTATTGGTTATTGTTATTGTCCTGCACAGACACTGTCAGCTAACAACATCATAGGGCTAGTGTTAATCTCCTGGGAACATTAAACCGGTTTAACATGTCATGCTGTAATATAGACATCAGTGTATGCTGGTGTAGGGAAGGCCAGGTTCCCTGAGTCCTCACGGTGATCATAGTTTTGctctgacatgactactgaaactcagatctgactccagagtcacccCAAGATGCTTGACCTTATTGCCTGTTGTTTGACCCTTTGAGCCAAGGTACGCGTTCACCTTGAGGACCTCATCTCTGTACCCAAACACAATGACTTCAGTTTCCTCTGTGTTTAACCGAGGAGTGTGTGTTTAACTTCATAGGTGCATCGGCCGAGGGTGTCAtcggggctgtagtcattaggcagtaaggctaggtagatctgagcgGTGTGTTCAGAGTAGTCAGTAGTGAACACTATGTAGGGAACAGTTGCGTCCTCCTGGAGCTCTTCTATCCTCTCTCCTGTTTATTTATCCGGAAGTCTGGAGACTGTTTGTCACAGCCCAACAGCAGAGACGGGGTTATCTGCTCTCATCAGGGCTGAACACAGCACAGAGGAGGCGTCCGTCAGGGGGAGTACAGCTGTCTGCACTGATGTTTGGGTGTTTGCTGTAATGTAACAGCTCTTAGATGATCATGGTTTGCTCATCTTCTtcatagtgtgtgttctgcactAAAGCTCCGCCCATCAGTCTTGATTGACACCTCTGACAGCGAATGATCTGCACTCATTGGCTTCTTCAGTTATGTTACTGTTTTCCTGCATTGATCATACACGCTCCCTCCTCATCGCAGATATGCAGATCACCTGTGAGATTACACCTGGAGTTAACTCACCTGAGAAGCTGCTTCTTCTTCTAAATGCTCCTAACACACCTGAAGAGtgtttaaagggtcagttcacccagaaatgcaggttctgtcatcattcactcaccctgGACTcatttctgctgaacacaaaaagaagatactctgaagaatgttggaaaccaaagACTAAAGTGCTGTGTTAGCTGACTATTAgtggactcacacacacacactccacacactCCACGCTCTCAGCGTCCACTGGACAGCTCTATTGACCTTCATTAGTGTTCTGTTCATGATTTACCTTTATGGTTTTGCTCATCGTTACCCTCTGGCTctttcctctgtgtgtgtgtgtgtgtgtgtgtgtgtgtgtgtgtgtgtgtgtgtgtgtgtgtgtgtgtgtgtgtgtcaggaaagAGGATCTAATCCGGGCCGTGGAGGAGCAGGTGGTGCAGCAGAAGCAAGCGGCTCAGGACATCATACAGAAGATGAGTGAGGAGAAGCAGAAGCAGTACAGAGAGATGAAGAGCAGCAACGAGGAGCTGCTGCAGGTCtcactcatcacacacacacacacacacacacacacacacagaagtgaGGCAGGTCAGCACACTCTCAGGTGTCCTCCACAGGTGTGCTGTCCTGCTCTTCTGCTGACTGCATCTAATGGCTTTCTGTGCTCTGCTTCAGGAGCTGGAGACACATCAGGAGGAGCTGGACACACTGATGAGCAGGAGAGAGATGCTGGAGGcggtcagaacacacacacacacacacacacaatagagtAATTGCTGATATCAGGACTTGATTTCTTACTAGTTCAAACTTCAATTTGACATATCAGAGATACAGTTCTTACTAGTAAACGCCCTTATCTGTGATATCAGCTGTCATGTGGATACTAGTGCTGACGTCTATCCTTAATATCTAAAAACCTGTAAAAACTGTCATATTTGATATCAAGAACAGGTCTGTCTCTAGTGACGATGTTAATTTCTGATATCGTGAATGCGATTGTTACTCATAAGGAAGACATTTTAGATGTCATCATTTATATTCATATCAGAAGTCCATTTTCTGATATCAATTTACTAGTAACAAATTGATTATTGATATCAATGAAGGCAGCTGATATCTGAATTTACCTCTGCAACTAGTGGAAATATAATTACTTATATCTTCGATGATATTTTAACTAGTAAAAATACTCTTGCAGAGGTCTAGAAATATCATGTTTACATGCAGAAATACCTATGCtaatgagctcattaatattaataacgaTAAACGtaacaataaatgtgtttaagCGTCTGAGCAACAACTAttaattctaaaataaatgttttaaaaataaaataagtaaatgcttCGTTTGTAACCTGCCTATATCATAGTGTTATTATGACAACACAATATATCAGATTGGAATAGACAGAGTTcagttcaattcccctttatttgtatagcgcttctacaatgtagattgtgtcaaagcagcttcacataaaaggtcacagtaaataggaacagtgtagttcagtttgtagtgtttaagttcagttcagtttagctcagttcagtgtggtttaataatcactactgagagtccaaatactgaagagcaaatccaacgatgcgcagctctacagatcctgaaccatgcaagccagtggagacagcagagagggaaaaaaacttcactaatggcggaagtgaagaaaaaaccttgagagaaaccagactcagttgggcacgaccattttaatttctccgctggccaaacgtcttgtgcagagctgcagtctcagtggcggaggctggaagctggcctcagcgaagactcgtctgtctctggagcgtcacaggaatcagtctcatgttctccactcttccatgaccatcacagtagctgctcaggattcggccaggtccaggatataaaaaaccttgggatcatctcgtcgttggtcttggatcgaatcagtgactctgcatagtctgagggcctcgggaagagtatccccaggtggaaatggagaataaagaaaataattagcgtagctgatgttcacagtgtatatcagcaagatgcataacctgtgtggaagccccctaagtggtgcactaagtgtatgctttactgaacagataggtctttaatctagttttgaattgggagagtgtgtctgagcctcggacgttatcaggaaggctattccagagtttaggagctataaatgagaaggctcgacctcctttactcgactttgctattctagggagtaccagaagccctgagttttgagaccttaaagagcgagttggattgagGCAGAATTGGACCGAGAATATCATAACTCAAAAGATAAGATGGTGTCCTTCGTTTAAATAATAGAGTATAGAACTACAGCACTAATTGTGTCTGAACATTTGACAAATCTTCTCtgtgtgtcatttttaaaatactaatgtAAAATCTTGTGTTGTATGGATGTGTTTTTACCTATTGAATGGGTCAAAAGTATTCCTTTTGTCAAAAATCATCAGTAAAGATTATGTGCTTGTgcaatttcctactgtaaattaaTCAAAACTGTTCTGCTTGATTAGTAACATGCATTGCTAAAAGCTTAATTAGGGCTAATTAAAATGCTATTTTCTCAATATGAACATTACTCTGAACATCAACAGTCTGCATTCCTGATATCAGAAGCTGAACTGTTGATATCAGTAATTATATTGGTACTAGTAAAAATTCCTGATACTTAATTTGACTGGTTGAAATGTTAAATCTTGATATCtacaattatatttcaacatgttacatctgttatttctcatatctaaaaatgtatttctgatatCAACAGTTAGGGAACTAATTTATGATCTCTAAAATTACTGATTTCACTAGTAACAAAGACAGTCATGAtatcagaaatgaacattatcacTAGAGACGaaccaattgttgatatcagaaatGAACATCTTTACTAGTCGAAAAGAATTTGTTGATGTCAACAATTACATTTGAACTGAAGAAGAGCTGCATTGTTGATACCAAGAATACACATCCTGAGAATCAATAAGTCAAAACAGcttgacacatacacacacacacacacacacacacacacacacacacacacacacacatacacacacacacacacaaaatcataaaattacacacactcactataaAGATTACCGATGAAtagatgttgtgtgtgtgtgtgtgtgtgtgtgtgtgtgcatgtgcgtgcgtgtgtgtgtgtgtgtgtgtttgtgtgtgcaggaTCTGCTGCACTCTCAGGCTAAGCAGGCTGCCGTGTCTCTGCATGAGCAGCTGCTGGATCTGGAGAACCGGAGAGCGAGTCTGCAGGCGGAGGACAGGAGTCTGGGCTCACCACAGCACGAGAGAGAGCGCCTCCTCACTACggtcagcacaaacacacacacacacacacacacacacacgcagttcCGCTCATCTGACTCCAGCTTTTGCTGATTTCAGGTGAAGGAGAATAACCAGGAGATCGCCAGCATGGAGAGACAGTGAGTGCCTTTACCctgcagctgcacacacacacacacacacacacacacacacacacagaggagcaACATCAGCACTGTAAGGAGGAGTTACCTAGCTGATGAAAACaccgacagccaatcagaatccagaaCTGACTGCGGTTGCTGAATGGACTGATTGATTAGAGTCAGCAGATCAGTAGTGTGTTCAGCAGCACACTGACACCTGCTGGACAGTACAGAGAATACACTACTAACAGCacaatctacacacacacactgatcattattgttcctgtgtgtgtgtgtgtttgtgtgtgtgtgtgtgtgtgtgtgtgtgtgtgtgtgtgtgcgtgcgcgcgcgtgtgcgcgtgtgggCTGATTGAGCAGTGCTGCATCTCTacgtctgcgtgtgtgtgtgcgtgtgtgtgtgcgtgtgtgtgtgtgtgtgtgtgtgtgtgtgtgtgtgcgtgtgcgtgtgcgtgtgcgtgtgtgcgcgcgtgtgcgtgtgtgggcTGATTGAGCAGTGCTGCATCTCTCTacgtctgcatgtgtgtgtgtgtgtgtgtgtgtgtgtgtgtgtgtgtgtgtgtgtgtgtgtgtgttatatgtaTGGTTCTCCGGCATGGCTTTACTCCCGCTGTTGGTGTAGTTGTGTATTGGCTCACAGTTGCTCAGTGCTGGACAGTGCACGTTTCTGTCAGTGTGccgttatattcacacacttatATTGGAGATGATCATGATGACTGAATCAGTTTGTGTTCATCAAATAGACtgagatgagtgtgtgtgtgtttgtgtgtagactGTCCGAGGTGCGAGAGAGGATTATCCAGCTCAGTGAGGAGATGCGGCAGCTGGACACAGACATGGAGGAACATCAAGGTGTGTTTGTGGGTcaataaaacactttattcagtGGCTGATGacgggaacacacacacacacacacacacacacacacacacacacacacacacacacacacacacacacatgtctgtTTCAGGAGGAGTAATAGGGTCTGTGAGTGCAGCTTATCTGAGATGTCTCATGCTGCAGAGCTGTAATGCTGTGTGTCCTCTGTGGTGATTCTCCTGAATAAGGGCTGGTGGATGGTAGACATGACGGTGTGCTCGTAATGAAGGATCTGGAGTTCTGTAGATGTTGAAGTTAATGCAGTAGTCTTCATTGTGGCCGGTGTTTCCGCTCCTGTCCTCCAGATCAGCTGAACTAGAGTTCTGATGCTGTTTATCACCGAGAACATCAGGATGGTCACTGTGTGGATGGAGGTGGTCTGAGCAGGGAACTAGCCacactgtttatttgtttatgtatctgCCTTTTACTGTAAGTGCTGCTAATGCAGTGTTGCCAAATGTTTCTCTGACTACAGTGAAGAGTACAGTGACTACAGGGAGAGTACAGTGACTACAGTGAAGAGTACAGTGTCTACAGTGAGAGTACAGTGAGTACATTAGGAGTACAGTGACTACAGGGAGAGTACAGTGACTACAGTGAAGAGTACAGTGACCATAGTGAAGAGTAAAGTGACTACAGTGAGAGTACAGTGACCACAGGGAGAGTACAGTGACTACAGTGAAGAGTACAGTGACTACAGGGAGAGTACAGTGACTACAGTGAAGAGTACAGTGACCATAGTGAGAGTACAGTGACTACAGTGAGAGTACAGTGACCACAGGGAGAGTACAGTGACTACAGTGAAGAGTACAGTGACTACAGTGAAGAGTACAGTGAGTACATTAGGAGTACAGTGACTACAGTGAAGAGTACAGTGACTACAGGGAGAGTACAGTGACTACAATGAAGAGTACAGTGACTACAGGGAGAGTACAGTGACTACAGTGAAGAGTACAGTGACCATAGTGAGAGTACAGTGACTACAGTGAGAGTACAGTGACCACAGTGAGAGTACAGTGACCACAGGGAAGAGTACAGTGAGTACATTAGGAGTACAGTGACTACAGTGAAGAGTACAGTGACTACAGGGAGAGTACAGTGACTACAATGAAGAGTACAGTGACTACAGGGAGAGTACAGTGACTACAGTGAAAGTACAGTGACCACAGGGAGAGTACAGTGACCACAGGGAGAGTACAGTGACCACAGGGAGAGTACAGTGACCACAGTGAGAAGTACAGTGACTACAGGAAGAGTACAGTGACTACAGTGAAGAGTACAGTGACTACAGGGAGAGTACAGTGACTACAGTGAAAGTACAGTGACCACAGGGAGAGTACAGTGACTACAGTGAAGAGTACAGTGACTACAGGAAGAGTACAGTGACTACAGGGAGAGTACAGTGACTACAGGAAGAGTACAGTGACCATAGTGAGAGTACAGTGACTACAGGGAGAGTACAGTGAGTACAGGGAGAGTACAGTGACTACAGTGGAGAGTACAGTGACTACAGTGGAGAGTACAGTGACTACAGTGAAGAGTACAGTGACCACAGGGAGAGTACAGTGACTACAGTGAAGAGTACAGTGACCACAGGGAGAGTACAGTGACTACAGTGAAGAGTACAGTGTCTACAGTGGAGAGTACAGGAAACACAGTGAGAGTACAGTGTCTACAGTGGGAGTACAGTGAGTACATTAGGAGTACAGTGACTACAGTGAGAGTACAGTGACTACAGTGAAGAGTACAGTGTCTACAGTGGAGAGTACAGTGAGTACATTAGGAGTACAGTGACTACAGTGAAGAGTACAGTGACCACAGGGAGAGTACAGTGACTACAGTGAAGAGTACAGTGTCTACAGTGGAGAGTACAGGAAACACAGTGAGAGTACAGTGTCTACAGTGAGAGTACAGTGAGTACATTAGGAGTACAGTGACTACAGTGAAGAGTACAGTGACTACAGTGAAGAGTACAGTGACTACAGTGAAGAGTACAGTGACTACAGGGAGAGTACAGTGACTACAGTGAAGAGTACAGTGTCTACAGTGGAGAGTACAGTGAGTACATTAGGAGTACAGTGACTACAGGGAGAGTACAGTGACTACAGTGAAGAGTACAGTGACTACAGTGAAGAGTACAGTGAGTACATTAGGAGTACAGTGACTACAGTGAAGAGTACAGTGAGTACATTAGGAGTACAGTGACTACAGTGAAGAGTACAGTGACTACAGTGAGAGTACAGTGACTACAGTGAAGAGTACAGTGACTACAGGGAGAGTACAGTGACTACAGTGAAGTACAGTGACCACAGGGAGAGTACAGTGTCTACAGTGGAGAGTACAGGAAACACAGTGAGAGTACAGTGACTACAGTGAAGAGTACAGTGAGTACATTAGGAGTACAGTGACTACAGTGAAGAGTACAGTGACTACAGTGAAGAGTACAGTGACTACAGTGAGAGTACAGTGACTACAGTGAAGAGTACAGTGAGTACATTAGGAGTACAGTGACTACAGTGAAGAGTACAGTGACTACAGTGAAGAGTACAGTGACTACAGTGAGAGTACAGTGACTACAGTGAAGAGTACAGTGACTACAGTGAAGAGTACAGTGACTACAGTGAGAGTACAGTGACTACAGTGAAGAGTACAGTGACTACAGGGAGAGTACAGTGACTACAGTGAAGTACAGTGACCACAGGGAGAGTACAGTGTCTACAGTGGAGAGTACAGGAAACACAGTGAGAGTACAGTGACTACAGTGAGAGTACAGTGAGTACATTAGGAGTACAGTGAGAGTACAGTAAGCAGTGTCTGGTTTGTGTCTTGATCTGCGCAGGGGAACGGACTCAGAAGTACAAGGAGCTgcagaagaaagaagaagaaatcgaCTGTGAGTGTTCGTCGGTCACACACATGTGAACAAGTGTTTCAGGTttaatcctgtgtgtgtgtgtgtgtgtttgtgtgtgtgtgtgtgtgtgcgtgtgtgtgtgtgtgtgtgtgcgtgtgtgtgtgtgtgtgtgtgtgtgtgtgtgtgtgttttcagcatatttacacacatttgagGACAGCAGATCTCAGGAGCAGCAGCTGATCAGAGACGCTCAAAGCAGCATCGTGGCCTT
This Danio aesculapii chromosome 5, fDanAes4.1, whole genome shotgun sequence DNA region includes the following protein-coding sequences:
- the ift74 gene encoding intraflagellar transport protein 74 homolog — protein: MSGQRPASRGSFGPGAGRPQSGSRVGTAMVPGTARPGTRGAHLATPGVLSAQIKVADRPVTQQGLSGMKTGIKGPQRQILDKSYYLGLLRSKINELTMESSRLQKDIDTFNQENSVYLSYEKRAEVLAGEIKDLQGQLADYNTLVDKLNTNTEMEEVVNDIITLKAQNDREAQSIDVIFTQRRQKEDLIRAVEEQVVQQKQAAQDIIQKMSEEKQKQYREMKSSNEELLQELETHQEELDTLMSRREMLEADLLHSQAKQAAVSLHEQLLDLENRRASLQAEDRSLGSPQHERERLLTTVKENNQEIASMERQLSEVRERIIQLSEEMRQLDTDMEEHQGERTQKYKELQKKEEEIDSYLHTFEDSRSQEQQLIRDAQSSIVALLEHSSRSISRLQQLSSVTAQELQSMQEDLTFKETEMQKSQSTAKGLNSESERLQQDLLKVEQLEGKVCVELQTLRETLTLMQTEMQTYRDLQALRAAGEQRKTRLQEESVALAQRRDSFRKTLHRMLEQNETLKKQLQENEVHAELTNMERKWQHHEQNNFLMKEFVASKAVESDYRPVVKSVRKQLLDYNTLLLEALS